The following proteins come from a genomic window of Hyalangium minutum:
- a CDS encoding GAF domain-containing sensor histidine kinase, whose protein sequence is MKSDSRVLRMSGGALPEIYQDLFELLDEPLALCDPALKLLTANPCFERFSTSHASTPEGVVSAVLETLARIRSRVPEEGDTCEVELALQGSRPVRVKLTRRGSTVLVRGQPEPVRLMVAERALLEQARTEGVLLDLSRSVAEAGGEEELVAAVARGVKELFPSRAFCIRIVDARTGGLTSLYAEGRLKEGAHEPLVLKQSAVKKTHLDVKVLPADRVVVSREVPLLFQGCAHGVSAPLVASGQLVGAINMEYPEGLEADVAHDERVLLQLANQVAVAVRNAKLIDELTFVRKYLEDLLEKANALILVVNQDKRVVVFNRALTALTGFTKDEVLGKDALSFIPESEHMRVGAIFSAAMQGESANTFETRLRSSNGEVRVAFATSTMLTPQGEVEGVIAIGQDLTVLRELERRIVHAEKLATIGQLAASVVHEINNPMTAVAAYSESLLMNARLRPDSNPADLEKLRKIQESSQRILRFTKDLVSYARPAKDKPEKVLLTAVLDQAVGYCEHVVTQAKVSVRREYTELPPISAVRANLAQVFVNLITNACHAMSPGGQVTLTTRREGQDAVAEVRDTGTGIDPKNLRRIFDPFFTTKEEGKGTGLGLSIVQGIVESHGGRISVDSALGQGTTFTLRLPLAGTGGR, encoded by the coding sequence ATGAAGAGTGACTCCCGCGTGCTGCGCATGTCCGGCGGCGCGTTGCCGGAGATCTACCAGGACCTCTTCGAGCTGCTCGATGAGCCCCTCGCCTTGTGCGATCCGGCGCTGAAGCTGCTCACGGCCAACCCCTGCTTCGAGCGCTTCAGCACCTCCCACGCCAGCACGCCCGAGGGGGTGGTCTCCGCCGTGCTGGAGACGCTGGCCCGGATCCGCAGCCGGGTGCCCGAGGAGGGAGACACCTGTGAGGTCGAGCTGGCACTCCAGGGCTCCCGTCCGGTCCGGGTGAAGCTGACGCGCCGGGGCTCCACGGTGCTGGTGCGCGGCCAGCCCGAGCCCGTCCGGCTCATGGTGGCCGAGCGCGCCCTGCTGGAGCAGGCTCGCACCGAGGGTGTGCTGCTGGACCTCAGCCGCAGCGTGGCGGAGGCCGGGGGCGAGGAGGAGCTCGTCGCGGCCGTGGCGCGCGGCGTAAAGGAGCTTTTCCCCTCTCGCGCCTTCTGCATCCGCATCGTCGACGCCCGCACCGGCGGTCTCACCTCGCTCTACGCCGAGGGGCGGCTCAAGGAGGGCGCGCACGAGCCGCTGGTCCTCAAGCAGAGCGCGGTGAAGAAGACGCACCTGGACGTGAAGGTGCTGCCCGCCGATCGCGTGGTGGTGAGCCGCGAGGTGCCGCTGTTGTTCCAGGGCTGCGCCCATGGCGTGAGCGCTCCGCTGGTCGCCAGCGGCCAGCTCGTCGGCGCCATCAACATGGAGTACCCCGAGGGCCTCGAGGCGGATGTGGCCCATGACGAGCGGGTGCTCTTGCAGCTGGCCAACCAGGTCGCCGTGGCGGTGCGCAACGCGAAGCTCATCGACGAGCTGACGTTCGTGCGCAAGTACCTGGAGGACCTGCTGGAGAAGGCCAACGCCCTCATCCTGGTGGTCAACCAGGACAAGCGGGTGGTGGTCTTCAACCGGGCCCTCACCGCGCTCACCGGCTTCACCAAGGACGAGGTGCTGGGCAAGGACGCGCTCTCCTTCATCCCTGAGAGCGAGCACATGCGCGTCGGCGCCATCTTCTCGGCGGCCATGCAGGGCGAGTCGGCGAACACGTTCGAGACGCGGTTGCGCTCGAGCAACGGCGAGGTGCGTGTGGCCTTCGCCACCTCCACCATGCTCACGCCTCAGGGCGAGGTGGAGGGCGTCATCGCCATCGGGCAGGATCTCACCGTGCTCCGGGAGCTGGAGCGCCGCATCGTCCACGCGGAGAAGCTGGCCACCATTGGCCAACTCGCCGCCAGCGTGGTGCACGAGATCAACAACCCCATGACGGCGGTGGCCGCCTACAGCGAGTCCCTGCTGATGAACGCCCGGCTGCGCCCGGACTCCAACCCGGCGGACCTGGAGAAGCTGCGGAAGATCCAGGAGAGCAGCCAGCGCATCCTCCGCTTCACCAAGGACCTCGTGTCCTACGCGCGCCCGGCCAAGGACAAGCCGGAGAAGGTGCTGCTCACCGCCGTCTTGGATCAGGCGGTGGGCTACTGCGAGCACGTGGTGACGCAGGCCAAGGTGAGCGTGCGCCGCGAGTACACCGAGCTGCCGCCCATCTCCGCTGTCCGTGCCAACCTGGCGCAGGTCTTCGTCAACCTCATCACCAACGCGTGCCACGCCATGTCCCCCGGCGGCCAGGTGACGCTCACCACCCGCCGCGAGGGCCAGGATGCCGTGGCCGAGGTGCGCGACACGGGCACGGGCATCGACCCGAAGAACCTGCGGCGCATCTTCGATCCCTTCTTCACCACCAAGGAGGAGGGGAAAGGCACGGGCCTGGGGCTCTCCATCGTCCAGGGCATCGTCGAGAGCCACGGTGGCCGCATCAGCGTGGACAGCGCGCTCGGCCAGGGCACCACGTTCACCCTGCGGCTGCCCCTGGCTGGCACGGGGGGCCGCTGA
- a CDS encoding PAS domain S-box protein, with translation MVSPPETALSVALVPADSSAREPLVRAAARVGLRVAEQPKGAAVILVDLTAAGSGPALAALLDTGESSRALLLALVDPGEDAFASLEPLKPADVITSAVPHELAYRLQRLAERYREREEQSQLQKDLSLLLELTADYAESLDVEALLHDVTRRLALQMDISRASLVMLDPDSQEGVIVASSDDPALKDRRIELARYPEIREVVRTARPVVVENAPNHPLLEGVHSAVAAQGIHAIAALPLPIRGQVRGVLLLRASGRRRTFAAREIDFLTTVSHATAIALRNASVLETVRGQTEREKSARIAAEEQAAALRTYRLFFANVGDGVAILDDKASVLSLNPAAESLLDTSAEQARGRHLLQLAQTVDDGVLMEMVSAASRGETRSNLDVQVQTLSGRYLTLSMAAAPLKDGSAATILSFRDVTLARKLADELRHTKDFLERLIDSSVDAIIAADMQGRVILFNKGAEAVLGYSSHEVLAGMTTRQIYPKGVPERIMAQLRSPDFGGRGRLSMCRQDLINRSGELVPVNMTASILYEGGREVATVGIFTDLRDRMQLERKLSDVETRLEESEKSAVIVALAGTAAHELNQPLTSVMGYAELLKRRLKPEDFAYRPVDIIYREAERMAEIVRKIGKITRYETKAYVGTQRILDLDKATSHEE, from the coding sequence TTGGTGTCGCCCCCAGAAACCGCCCTCTCCGTCGCCTTGGTTCCCGCGGACTCCTCCGCCCGTGAGCCCCTCGTCCGTGCCGCCGCCCGAGTAGGGCTGCGGGTGGCCGAGCAGCCCAAGGGGGCCGCCGTCATCCTCGTGGACCTCACCGCCGCAGGCAGCGGCCCGGCGCTCGCTGCCCTGCTCGATACGGGTGAGTCCTCCCGCGCCCTGCTGCTGGCCCTGGTGGACCCCGGTGAGGACGCCTTCGCCTCCCTGGAGCCGCTCAAGCCCGCGGATGTCATCACCAGCGCCGTGCCCCATGAGCTCGCCTACCGCCTCCAGCGCCTGGCAGAGCGCTACCGGGAGCGTGAGGAGCAGTCCCAGCTTCAGAAGGACCTCTCACTCCTCCTCGAGCTGACAGCCGACTACGCCGAGAGCCTCGACGTGGAGGCCCTGCTCCACGACGTGACGCGCCGCCTGGCCCTCCAGATGGACATCTCCCGCGCCTCGCTGGTGATGTTGGATCCGGACTCGCAGGAGGGGGTCATCGTCGCCTCCAGCGATGATCCGGCACTGAAGGACCGGCGCATCGAGCTGGCGCGCTATCCGGAGATCCGCGAGGTGGTCCGCACCGCCCGCCCCGTGGTGGTGGAGAACGCCCCCAACCATCCCCTGCTGGAGGGCGTGCACAGCGCCGTGGCCGCCCAGGGCATCCACGCCATCGCCGCGCTGCCCCTGCCCATCCGCGGCCAGGTGCGTGGTGTGCTCCTGCTCCGGGCCTCGGGCCGCCGGCGCACCTTCGCCGCCCGTGAAATCGACTTCCTCACCACCGTGTCGCACGCCACCGCCATTGCGCTGCGCAACGCCTCGGTGCTCGAGACCGTGCGCGGACAGACGGAGCGTGAGAAGTCCGCGCGCATCGCCGCCGAGGAGCAGGCCGCCGCGCTGCGCACCTACCGCCTCTTCTTCGCCAATGTGGGCGATGGCGTGGCCATCCTCGACGACAAGGCGAGCGTGCTCAGCCTCAACCCCGCCGCCGAGTCCTTGCTGGACACCTCGGCCGAGCAGGCCCGCGGGCGCCACCTGCTCCAACTCGCCCAGACGGTGGATGACGGAGTGCTGATGGAGATGGTCAGCGCCGCCAGCCGCGGAGAGACGCGCTCCAACCTGGACGTGCAGGTGCAGACCCTGAGCGGCAGGTACCTGACGCTCTCCATGGCGGCAGCGCCGCTGAAGGACGGCAGCGCCGCCACCATCCTCTCGTTCCGCGACGTGACGCTCGCGCGCAAGCTGGCCGACGAGCTGCGCCACACCAAGGACTTCCTGGAGCGGCTCATCGACTCGTCGGTGGACGCCATCATCGCGGCGGACATGCAGGGCCGCGTCATCCTCTTCAACAAGGGCGCCGAGGCCGTGCTCGGCTACTCCTCCCACGAGGTCCTCGCGGGGATGACCACCCGGCAGATCTACCCCAAGGGCGTTCCCGAGCGCATCATGGCCCAGCTGCGCAGCCCGGACTTTGGCGGTCGCGGCCGGCTCTCCATGTGCCGCCAGGATCTGATCAACCGCTCGGGCGAGCTCGTCCCGGTGAACATGACGGCCTCCATCCTCTACGAGGGCGGCCGCGAGGTGGCCACCGTGGGCATCTTCACGGACCTCCGCGACCGCATGCAGCTGGAGCGCAAGCTGTCGGACGTGGAGACGCGCCTGGAGGAGAGTGAGAAGAGCGCCGTCATCGTCGCGCTGGCCGGCACCGCCGCCCACGAGCTCAACCAGCCGCTCACCTCGGTGATGGGCTACGCCGAGCTGCTCAAGCGCAGGCTCAAGCCCGAGGACTTTGCCTATAGGCCCGTGGACATCATCTACCGCGAAGCCGAGCGCATGGCGGAGATCGTCCGGAAGATCGGAAAGATCACCCGCTACGAGACCAAGGCATACGTCGGGACGCAGCGCATCCTTGACCTGGACAAGGCCACCTCCCATGAAGAGTGA
- the queD gene encoding 6-carboxytetrahydropterin synthase QueD — MEIFKEFTFEAAHRLPHVPAGHKCSRLHGHSYRVELHVRGPVGAHSGWIMDFSDIKEAFAPLHARLDHYYLNEVEGLENPTSENLARWLWQRLRPALPQLSRVVVRETCTSGCIYAGEDEPGSPGAAASSGG, encoded by the coding sequence GTGGAGATCTTCAAGGAGTTCACCTTCGAGGCCGCCCACCGGCTGCCCCATGTCCCGGCCGGCCACAAGTGCAGCCGCTTGCATGGTCACAGCTATCGCGTGGAGCTCCACGTGCGAGGGCCCGTGGGTGCGCACTCCGGCTGGATCATGGACTTCTCGGACATCAAGGAGGCCTTCGCGCCGCTGCATGCCCGGCTCGACCACTACTACCTGAACGAGGTGGAGGGGCTGGAGAACCCGACGAGCGAGAACCTGGCGCGGTGGCTCTGGCAGCGGCTGCGCCCCGCCCTGCCGCAGCTGAGCCGCGTGGTGGTGCGCGAGACGTGCACCAGCGGCTGCATCTACGCGGGTGAGGACGAGCCCGGCTCTCCCGGCGCGGCGGCCTCCTCCGGCGGGTAG
- a CDS encoding dihydroneopterin aldolase, giving the protein MSEPLRWPSVTDVRGRPLDVIEVRGLTVDCIVGVYRRERVVVQPLQLDVALFLDTREAAHGGKLARTVHYGRLEGELRFLLESCRFELLESATEAVCRYLLAPPTEDSHRAQVHAATVRVTKPQALGGRAIPSLQVHRTADEMHYTVEDKPFGRVEIIQESEGYGIYRLCIRPGGSISPHVHQMMEESELVLGAGLQLQGKPVARGMAFRWPRGFAHRYDNPSPGMQTVLCVDRPRFIPSDEVETAVPTEALQPQEGRSYYPPEEAAAPGEPGSSSPA; this is encoded by the coding sequence GTGAGCGAGCCTCTGCGATGGCCTTCGGTCACGGATGTACGGGGCCGCCCCTTGGACGTCATCGAGGTGCGAGGCCTCACGGTGGACTGCATCGTGGGGGTCTACCGCCGCGAGCGGGTGGTGGTTCAGCCCCTACAGTTGGACGTAGCCCTCTTCCTCGACACGCGCGAGGCGGCCCATGGCGGCAAGCTGGCCCGTACCGTCCACTACGGGCGCCTCGAGGGAGAGCTGCGCTTCCTGCTCGAGTCCTGCCGCTTCGAGTTGCTGGAGTCCGCCACCGAGGCCGTGTGCCGCTATTTGCTGGCACCTCCGACCGAAGACTCGCACCGGGCTCAGGTCCACGCGGCCACCGTGCGCGTCACCAAGCCTCAGGCGCTCGGTGGGCGGGCGATTCCCTCTCTGCAGGTGCACCGCACCGCGGACGAGATGCACTACACGGTGGAGGACAAGCCCTTCGGCCGTGTGGAAATCATCCAGGAGAGCGAGGGTTACGGTATCTACCGCCTGTGCATCCGGCCCGGTGGCTCCATCTCCCCTCACGTCCACCAGATGATGGAGGAGAGCGAGCTGGTGCTGGGCGCGGGTCTCCAACTGCAGGGCAAGCCCGTGGCGCGGGGTATGGCCTTCCGCTGGCCGCGAGGCTTCGCACACCGCTACGACAACCCGAGCCCCGGCATGCAGACTGTCCTCTGCGTGGACCGTCCTCGCTTCATTCCCTCGGATGAGGTGGAGACCGCCGTCCCCACCGAGGCGCTCCAGCCGCAGGAGGGCCGCTCCTACTACCCGCCGGAGGAGGCCGCCGCGCCGGGAGAGCCGGGCTCGTCCTCACCCGCGTAG
- a CDS encoding SDR family NAD(P)-dependent oxidoreductase: MATAFVSGAGVRIGSAVARALGQAGYDLALHAHRSLKPLEALASELQALGRKVSLYSADLSDPRGVDALGAQLREAHPVLDVVVHNAGLYERVAFEAITREQYRTMLAVNVDAPFFLTQALLPSLRAAPQPLVVHVTDIGGERAVSHYAHYSVSKAALLMLTRALAVELAPHVRINAVSPGVVAFPEHYDAAAREEFLQRVPMGREGSVEDIARVVVFLAREAPYITGQVVAVDGGRSAQL; encoded by the coding sequence ATGGCGACCGCTTTTGTTTCTGGAGCAGGGGTTCGCATTGGCAGCGCCGTCGCGCGGGCCCTCGGGCAGGCCGGCTATGATCTGGCGCTGCATGCCCATCGCTCGCTGAAGCCCCTGGAGGCCCTGGCCTCGGAGCTTCAAGCCCTCGGCCGGAAGGTGTCGCTCTACTCGGCGGATCTCTCCGACCCGCGCGGCGTGGACGCGCTGGGAGCCCAGCTCCGCGAGGCCCACCCGGTGCTCGATGTGGTGGTCCACAATGCGGGCCTGTACGAGCGCGTGGCCTTCGAGGCCATTACCCGCGAGCAGTACCGGACGATGCTCGCGGTGAACGTGGACGCGCCCTTCTTCCTCACCCAGGCCCTGCTGCCGAGCCTGCGCGCTGCTCCGCAGCCGCTGGTGGTGCATGTCACGGACATTGGCGGAGAGCGCGCGGTGAGCCACTACGCGCACTACTCGGTGAGCAAGGCGGCGCTGCTCATGCTCACGCGGGCGTTGGCCGTGGAGCTGGCCCCGCACGTGCGCATCAACGCGGTGTCCCCAGGCGTGGTGGCCTTCCCCGAGCACTATGACGCCGCCGCTCGCGAGGAGTTCCTCCAACGCGTCCCCATGGGCCGCGAGGGCAGCGTGGAGGACATCGCCCGCGTGGTGGTGTTCCTCGCCCGCGAGGCGCCCTACATCACCGGTCAGGTGGTGGCGGTGGATGGAGGAAGGAGCGCGCAGCTGTGA
- a CDS encoding IPT/TIG domain-containing protein codes for MSGRARLSVVLLCLLAACGGERRPSVDGGVSDDAGTPGPADAGRPDAGPTDGGTDAGVPPPPRILGALPARGESGGGTWITVRGSGYLLGVASSTTEAAKRTVLKVGGVPVRDFQIIDDTLLELRTPPGPAGSAGITLENPRGLAVCDGCFTWFEPLTLRTVSPESGPLAGGNTVTLMGSGFTDETRVLFGVFTSPTVTRLSSTELRAVVPRGRAADSVEVRIFGGGEGGALRRAYRYSEDLRITDVAPLTGPLAGGTSVVLSGQGFGGATDVLFGGVPAAAFTVESPTRITATTPPGTTLGAVEVRIVTPRDSWSARSGFTYVDAAGPFALYGVFPHVGARPDGTVTLTGQGLDAPGLSVSFGGQPVAGVPGAVNFTTVGVTVPVRGTLPRIVTVTAAQGTASASLQDGYTFKLALTSVVPSIGPLAGGTDVLLEGAQLPSDARVSVSAQAALSTSVEGESRLHFTTPPGASGPANDLHVQAASDPENEAVLPEVFRYEAPLLLGQVEPAQGAIAGGTLVTLRGDGLEEGTTVTFGGEPARDVQRVDAHTLTCRTPPASLGSVEVAVMRGSSRAALPQGFTFFDPRGPGGLSGAPFTGTLNVTVLNSSFGSYGAPVSGAKVMLGTDSATPFQGSTDARGQLTFSDTRLAGAQMVTAYKEGYDAVTVTDIRAENLTVFLRRIGSEANPGDPPLPPSAVITGRVRGFKPPRPLGSDEELEARVFVAQSSPAGGPPFGGVGDRTQDTWKLRVDGGAFRVHAQPGLRAVYAVLGVVRDTEFEPYLLGIHRGIAASSTRVAEGRDVVLDMHLDVTAPLTAEGPVRVGGVPALHEVYAWLELGSEGFVPHPSNWGTGTRLSSAVTGSGPQLTFPFFPRLDGSSFLFLDLLRGTTAYPQSLLYHRQSGALSQGVTLGPVLPLPTFTTPAQGGRFEGQLAWRAEGSATPDVQQLVLAELGTTGGPRWTVIMPGGMAQVTMPAPALEVLRATLPQGAVLRAELTTSRVPRFQYDRWTYDTLSPISWTAYALARQEQIRP; via the coding sequence ATGAGCGGACGTGCACGCCTGAGCGTCGTGCTCTTGTGCCTGCTCGCCGCCTGCGGTGGAGAGCGCCGGCCGAGTGTGGATGGCGGAGTTTCCGACGACGCAGGGACTCCTGGGCCTGCGGATGCAGGTCGGCCGGACGCGGGGCCCACGGATGGAGGAACGGATGCGGGAGTGCCGCCTCCGCCTCGAATCCTCGGAGCTCTGCCTGCGCGCGGAGAGAGCGGCGGAGGGACGTGGATCACGGTAAGGGGCAGTGGGTACCTGCTCGGAGTGGCGAGCAGCACCACGGAAGCCGCGAAGCGCACGGTGCTCAAGGTCGGTGGAGTTCCGGTGCGGGACTTCCAGATCATCGACGACACCTTGCTCGAGCTGCGCACACCTCCCGGTCCAGCAGGGTCCGCGGGCATCACCTTGGAGAATCCCCGAGGGCTTGCGGTCTGCGATGGCTGCTTCACGTGGTTCGAGCCACTCACCTTGCGCACGGTCTCTCCCGAGAGCGGGCCACTGGCGGGAGGCAACACCGTCACGTTGATGGGCTCCGGCTTTACGGATGAGACACGGGTGCTCTTCGGTGTCTTTACGAGTCCCACGGTGACGCGCCTCTCTTCCACGGAGCTGCGCGCCGTGGTCCCGAGGGGCCGCGCAGCGGACAGCGTGGAGGTCCGCATCTTCGGAGGAGGTGAAGGAGGCGCCCTGCGCCGGGCCTATCGCTACAGCGAGGATCTGCGCATCACGGATGTGGCTCCACTGACGGGACCTCTCGCAGGAGGGACCTCGGTGGTGCTCTCGGGTCAGGGATTCGGCGGGGCCACGGACGTGCTCTTCGGAGGTGTTCCCGCCGCCGCCTTTACCGTGGAGAGTCCGACGCGCATCACAGCCACCACGCCTCCTGGCACGACGTTAGGTGCAGTAGAGGTGCGCATCGTCACACCGAGAGATTCTTGGTCAGCTCGCAGTGGCTTCACCTATGTCGATGCCGCTGGGCCCTTCGCGCTCTATGGAGTCTTTCCGCACGTAGGCGCGCGGCCGGATGGCACGGTGACGTTGACGGGGCAGGGGCTGGATGCACCAGGACTGTCTGTGAGCTTCGGTGGCCAGCCCGTAGCCGGGGTCCCCGGTGCCGTGAACTTCACCACCGTTGGGGTCACTGTCCCCGTACGAGGAACTCTGCCGCGCATCGTGACGGTGACCGCAGCCCAGGGCACAGCGAGCGCGAGCCTCCAAGATGGGTACACCTTCAAGCTCGCCTTGACCTCTGTGGTCCCCTCGATCGGACCGCTCGCAGGCGGGACAGACGTGCTCCTCGAAGGGGCTCAACTTCCCTCTGATGCCAGGGTATCGGTCAGCGCGCAGGCGGCTCTGTCCACCTCTGTCGAGGGTGAGTCTCGGCTCCACTTCACTACCCCTCCAGGGGCAAGTGGTCCTGCAAATGACCTCCATGTCCAAGCCGCGAGTGACCCAGAGAACGAGGCCGTGCTGCCCGAGGTCTTCCGTTACGAGGCTCCGCTCCTGCTCGGCCAGGTCGAGCCTGCGCAAGGAGCCATCGCGGGGGGCACCCTCGTCACACTCCGAGGCGACGGCCTGGAGGAGGGCACCACGGTCACCTTTGGAGGCGAGCCCGCGCGAGACGTGCAGCGGGTGGATGCCCACACACTCACCTGCCGCACGCCGCCTGCGAGCCTGGGTTCCGTGGAAGTCGCCGTGATGCGAGGAAGCTCTCGGGCCGCACTGCCCCAGGGCTTCACCTTCTTCGACCCGCGTGGCCCTGGTGGACTGTCGGGTGCGCCATTCACCGGGACGCTCAACGTCACGGTGCTGAACTCCTCGTTTGGCTCCTATGGTGCACCGGTGTCTGGGGCGAAGGTGATGCTCGGCACGGATTCGGCGACACCCTTTCAAGGAAGCACGGACGCGCGGGGACAGCTGACGTTCTCGGACACGCGGCTCGCTGGAGCGCAGATGGTGACGGCCTATAAGGAGGGCTACGACGCCGTCACCGTCACTGACATTCGAGCGGAGAACCTGACGGTCTTCCTCCGCCGCATCGGGAGCGAAGCCAACCCCGGCGATCCGCCGCTTCCTCCCTCGGCGGTCATCACAGGACGGGTGCGTGGGTTCAAGCCTCCCCGGCCACTCGGGTCCGACGAGGAACTGGAAGCGCGCGTCTTCGTTGCCCAGTCGAGCCCCGCAGGAGGCCCACCCTTCGGAGGCGTGGGAGACCGGACCCAGGACACGTGGAAGCTGCGCGTGGATGGCGGCGCCTTCCGAGTCCACGCCCAGCCAGGGCTGCGAGCCGTCTACGCGGTGCTGGGAGTGGTGAGGGACACGGAGTTCGAGCCATATCTGCTGGGCATCCACCGAGGCATTGCTGCCTCCAGCACCCGGGTGGCGGAAGGCAGGGACGTGGTGCTCGACATGCACCTGGATGTCACCGCGCCACTCACCGCCGAGGGCCCTGTGCGCGTGGGCGGAGTTCCCGCGCTGCATGAGGTCTACGCATGGCTGGAGCTGGGCTCGGAAGGGTTCGTCCCGCACCCGTCCAATTGGGGCACGGGGACGCGGCTCTCCTCGGCTGTGACAGGCTCCGGGCCGCAGCTCACGTTCCCGTTCTTCCCTCGGCTCGATGGGTCGAGCTTTCTCTTCCTCGACTTGCTTCGAGGCACCACCGCATACCCGCAGAGCCTGCTCTACCACCGGCAGTCAGGTGCTCTGTCCCAAGGGGTGACGTTGGGACCCGTGTTGCCACTTCCCACCTTCACCACACCCGCTCAGGGCGGTCGCTTCGAAGGTCAGCTGGCATGGCGTGCGGAGGGCAGCGCGACGCCGGATGTACAGCAGCTCGTCCTCGCGGAGCTGGGAACCACCGGAGGCCCACGATGGACGGTGATCATGCCAGGCGGGATGGCCCAGGTGACGATGCCTGCCCCGGCCTTGGAAGTGCTGCGCGCCACGCTCCCGCAGGGAGCCGTGCTCCGTGCGGAGCTGACCACCAGCCGCGTGCCGCGCTTCCAATATGACCGCTGGACCTATGACACGCTGTCCCCCATCTCGTGGACCGCGTATGCGCTGGCCCGCCAGGAACAGATCCGCCCGTGA
- a CDS encoding choice-of-anchor D domain-containing protein has product MRGGALGLALLCAACGGDVAQQVRPRLVAPPATLELGTVPVLREATGEVPLVNAGRAGLRVYGVRIQEADAPFRVLSVPESVSAGSEEGVRVAFVPPTEAVYRATLVVETDDMERGVVEVALTGEGRTAAALELEPAVLDFGRVPEGQAVARAFSLGARGTADLVLEDLRLALGTSEAFSLVGSVRTPAVIEQGSDVQLTVRCAAPVGASGALGGAVLLRTTAPGRREATVELRGSVNRAPVPVVVPLDTSEPGQQVVLDGTGSMDPDGDTPLTYQWVLRSRPVGAQAFIAEPAAARTVLRLDAAVPGEYEVELHVTDAAGARSVAPARAKVVAAPAQQLLVEMFWDNAVTDLDLHVLRDAGAALGSIPDDCHYANPRPDWGTLGVAQDDPELLRDALTGYGPEVFGYGEPAPGSYRLAVVFARENGAVDPRSTATVRVYERGVLKGEFRRMLSHQGDAWSVADVSWPAGVITEVP; this is encoded by the coding sequence GTGAGGGGGGGGGCGCTTGGACTTGCGCTGCTGTGTGCCGCATGTGGCGGCGATGTGGCGCAGCAGGTGCGGCCCCGGCTGGTGGCTCCTCCGGCAACACTGGAGCTGGGCACGGTGCCCGTGCTCCGAGAGGCAACGGGAGAGGTGCCCCTCGTCAACGCGGGACGCGCGGGGCTGCGAGTGTACGGCGTCCGCATTCAGGAGGCGGACGCGCCGTTCCGAGTGCTCTCGGTGCCGGAGAGCGTGAGTGCGGGGAGCGAGGAGGGGGTCCGGGTGGCGTTCGTGCCACCCACAGAGGCGGTGTACCGGGCCACGTTGGTGGTGGAAACGGACGACATGGAGCGCGGGGTGGTGGAGGTTGCGCTCACAGGGGAGGGGCGGACAGCGGCGGCATTGGAGCTGGAGCCAGCCGTGCTCGACTTTGGCCGCGTCCCCGAGGGACAGGCTGTGGCCCGCGCGTTCTCGCTCGGCGCAAGAGGCACGGCGGATCTGGTGCTGGAGGATCTCCGCCTTGCCCTGGGCACGAGTGAAGCCTTCAGTCTCGTGGGCTCGGTGCGGACACCTGCGGTGATAGAGCAGGGAAGCGACGTGCAACTCACCGTGCGCTGCGCGGCGCCTGTGGGAGCTTCGGGAGCCTTGGGCGGTGCGGTGCTGCTGCGAACCACGGCACCGGGGCGGCGTGAGGCCACGGTGGAGCTGCGAGGCTCGGTGAACCGGGCGCCCGTGCCCGTGGTGGTGCCGCTGGACACGAGCGAGCCGGGACAGCAGGTGGTGCTCGATGGGACGGGCTCGATGGATCCGGATGGGGACACGCCGCTGACGTACCAATGGGTGTTGCGCTCGCGGCCCGTGGGGGCACAGGCGTTCATCGCGGAGCCGGCGGCCGCGCGCACGGTGCTGCGGTTGGATGCGGCGGTACCGGGTGAATATGAGGTGGAGCTGCATGTAACGGATGCGGCAGGGGCTCGGAGTGTGGCACCCGCCCGGGCGAAGGTGGTGGCGGCGCCCGCTCAACAGCTCCTGGTGGAGATGTTCTGGGACAACGCGGTGACGGATCTGGATCTCCACGTGCTGAGGGACGCGGGAGCGGCGCTCGGGAGCATCCCGGACGACTGCCACTATGCGAACCCTCGTCCCGACTGGGGCACGCTGGGAGTGGCTCAGGATGATCCGGAGCTGCTGCGGGATGCGCTCACGGGATATGGGCCGGAGGTGTTCGGCTACGGAGAGCCGGCCCCTGGGAGCTACCGGCTGGCGGTGGTCTTCGCCCGGGAGAACGGGGCTGTGGATCCTCGAAGCACGGCGACCGTGCGCGTGTACGAGCGCGGAGTGTTGAAGGGGGAGTTCCGGCGAATGCTCTCGCATCAAGGGGATGCGTGGAGCGTGGCAGACGTGAGCTGGCCCGCAGGCGTCATCACGGAGGTGCCGTGA